Proteins found in one Oncorhynchus kisutch isolate 150728-3 unplaced genomic scaffold, Okis_V2 scaffold875, whole genome shotgun sequence genomic segment:
- the LOC109877427 gene encoding uncharacterized protein LOC109877427 isoform X15, with translation MGTQITGTGRKRIPNRERLTAEDDALNQIAREAEARLAAKRAARAEAREIRMKELERQQKEEESERYSSRPSRRHTSISDDEERMSVGSRGSLRVEERSDRDFLEKGSRTASTLSAATLASLGGPSSRRGSCDTSISVETEASIREIKDSLVESEEKYRKAMVSNAQLHNEKSNLMYQVDTLKDSLIELEEQLYESKREYNDKAKEFERERHAHSVLQRQFNEMRETLKQSEELLTEVGQLRLKRDSCVREISDLQETLGWKEKKIGALERQREFSDAGVQDERDKLRDQVVHLKDTLKKHGIVLSPEVTTNGDAGQMIDGPRSADSTSRLAQESQPSHGGESMLGEAPEMQLDHGEVRTPGGGRLLHEADNYSHDQERALLEIESSDKLNQDKLNDSLQQQTDTKAEQSKYCDQETQVDVAVPEEAILVHFGDKETQIEYEVEKPQYCDTETLVEPAELEGAILVQKEYTDGGSDNGEGLNQRGFEPESQEQAENEENSGESNKDAVPVSGGTDGQCEENTHLEKGRENTELLTAVSTHFEEQDISGPTLCDETEATLSQIQRDLQGENTQEYDPGTKGQVIPENSRITESEMIKMILRISVCLGEAKTSPNQISQGSLKKTETIGMEMKNHPGHPAEHQAETGQVTSTGTSAISSTVSIELFISECPDEVGIKTDQLIINTLSEFEKDTHNSLELQQHKNDHFSTESSVEIVPKITDSDRQKLSERVEELESSSVESKPDQIWQESVCGMKEDEPNTKELQAKESPSTIADKTVTPIITEEGKTRLDQQVIPELPERLETSLENTLPGVQGDQKMDVAESREKQGCTCKCTCKQSESDQVLTENSLDVALTQRISDSSGEVISDRTEAVEPSPDRIQSESPSCVEREEWCIIEENIYEENLQQEAIQEEQQTEQGEASTSSPAGGDNELNDGASAGYIDSCEEAVLLVKEEETYLPVEEEHISSSPGPSALGQEIQPLPEAVEEGRERPPVEEVQKQESGVRKGQRGNRKGRGKDPCRVN, from the exons GTGGAGGAGAGATCAGACAGGGACTTCCTGGAAAAG GGTTCCAGGACTGCCTCTACCCTCTCAGCAGCCACTCTAGCATCGCTGGGAGGGCCCTCCTCTCGCAGAGGCAGCTGTGACACCTCTAtctcagtagagacagaggcGTCCATTCGAGAGATAAAG GACTCCCTGGTGGAGTCTGAGGAGAAGTACCGTAAGGCCATGGTGTCCAACGCCCAGCTACACAACGAGAAGTCCAACCTCATGTACCAGGTGGACACGCTGAAGGACTCGCTCATTGAGCTGGAGGAGCAGCTGTACGAGTCTAAACGAGAGTACAACGACAAGGCCAAGGAGTTTGAGAGGGAGAGGCACGCCCACAGTGTTCTGCAGCGCCAGTTTAACGAGATGAGAGAGACGCTGAAACAGAGTGAAGAACTGTTAACC GAGGTGGGCCAGCTCCGTCTCAAACGGGACAGCTGTGTTAGGGAGATCTCCGACCTGCAGGAGACCCTCGGATGGAAGGAGAAAAAGATTGGG GCCTTAGAGAGGCAGAGGGAATTCTCAGACGCCGGCGTGCAGGATGAGCGGGATAAGCTCAGGGATCAGGTGGTCCACCTCAAAGACACTCTGAAG AAACATGGGATAGTGCTGTCACCTGAAGTAACCACCAATGGGGATGCAGGACAGATGATTGACGGGCCTCGCAGTGCAGACTCTACCTCCCGATTGGCTCAGGAGTCCCAGCCGTCTCATGGTGGGGAGAGCATGCTTG GCGAAGCACCAGAGATGCAGTTGGACCATGGCGAGGTGAGGACACCAGGGGGAGGCAGACTTCTACATGAGGCTGACAACTACTCACATGACCAGGAGAGGGCACTACTGGAGATAGAATCTTCGGACAAGTTGAACCAAGACAAGTTGAATGACAGCCTGCAGCAACAAACAGACACTAAAGCAGAGCAGTCCAAGTACTGTGACCAAGAGACCCAGGTGGATGTTGCTGTACCTGAAGAAGCCATTTTGGTGCATTTTGGTGACAAAGAGACTCAGATTGAATATGAAGTAGAGAAACCCCAATACTGCGACACAGAAACTCTGGTGGAACCTGCTGAACTTGAGGGAGCCATTTTGGTTCAAAAGGAATATACAGATGGTGGCAGTGACAATGGAGAGGGGTTGAATCAAAGAGGATTTGAACCAGAATCCCAGGAACAGGCAGAGAATGAGGAAAACAGTGGAGAAAGTAACAAGGACGCTGTACCAGTAAGCGGTGGCACTGACGGACAATGTGAGGAAAACACACACCTTGAGAAAGGACGGGAAAACACAGAGCTTCTCACAGCTGTGTCTACTCACTTTGAAGAACAGGACATCTCTGGCCCAACTCTCTGTGATGAGACAGAGGCAACTCTTAGTCAAATCCAACGTGACCTGCAAGGAGAGAACACCCAGGAGTATGATCCTGGGACTAAAGGTCAAGTCATTCCAGAAAACTCAAGGATCACGGAATCTGAGATGATTAAGATGATTCTGAGGATTTCTGTATGTCTAGGGGAGGCAAAGACCAGCCCAAATCAGATCTCTCAAGGATCATTAAAGAAAACAGAAACAATAGGGATGGAGATGAAGAATCATCCAGGGCATCCTGCAGAGCATCAGGCAGAGACTGGCCAAGTAACATCTACTGGAACATCTGCTATCTCATCTACAGTCTCTATTGAACTGTTTATCTCTGAATGTCCTGACGAGGTTGGAATCAAGACAGATCAGCTCATAATAAACACTTTAAGTGAATTTGAGAAAGACACACATAATTCTCTAGAACTTCAGCAACATAAGAATGATCATTTCAGTACAGAAAGCTCTGTGGAAATTGTGCCAAAGATCACAGACTCTGACAGACAGAAATTATCTGAGAGGGTTGAAGAGCTGGAGTCGAGTTCAGTGGAGAGCAAGCCAGATCAGATTTGGCAGGAATCTGTATGTGGCATGAAGGAAGATGAACCAAATACTAAAGAGCTTCAGGCAAAGGAGTCCCCATCCACTATCGCTGACAAAACGGTTACACCTATCATAACAGAGGAGGGGAAGACTAGACTAGACCAACAGGTGATCCCTGAATTACCAGAGAGGCTAGAGACCAGCTTAGAAAATACCTTACCAGGTGTTCAAGGTGATCAGAAGATGGATGTAGCAGAATCAAGGGAGAAACAAGGATGTACCTGTAAATGTACATGTAAACAATCCGAGAGTGATCAAGTACTGACGGAGAACTCACTGGATGTAGCTCTAACTCAGAGGATCAGCGACTCTAGTGGAGAGGTTATCTCAGACAGGACTGAGGCGGTAGAGCCCAGCCCAGACAGGATCCAATCAGAATCACCCAGttgtgtagagagagaagaatgGTGCATCATTGAGGAGAACATCTATGAGGAGAATCTCCAGCAGGAAGCCATTCAGGAGGAGCAACAGACAGAACAGGGGGAGGCTTCAACAAGTTCACCAGCAGGGGGAGACAATGAGTTAAACGATGGGGCCTCAGCTggatatatagacagttgtgaagaagccGTTCTACTTGTGAAAGAGGAGGAAACCTATCTACCTGTAGAAGAAGAGCACATCAGCTCCTCACCCGGACCCTCGGCACTTGGCCAAGAGATACAGCCATTACCCGAGgcggtggaggaggggagagagcgcCCCCCAGTGGAAGAAGTCCAGAAACAGGAGAGCGGTGTAAGAAAGGGACAAAGGGGCAATAGGAAGGGCAGGGGCAAAGATCCTTGCAGAGTAAACTAG
- the LOC109877427 gene encoding uncharacterized protein LOC109877427 isoform X16, producing the protein MGTQITGTGRKRIPNRERLTAEDDALNQIAREAEARLAAKRAARAEAREIRMKELERQQKEISDDEERMSVGSRGSLRVEERSDRDFLEKGSRTASTLSAATLASLGGPSSRRGSCDTSISVETEASIREIKDSLVESEEKYRKAMVSNAQLHNEKSNLMYQVDTLKDSLIELEEQLYESKREYNDKAKEFERERHAHSVLQRQFNEMRETLKQSEELLTEVGQLRLKRDSCVREISDLQETLGWKEKKIGALERQREFSDAGVQDERDKLRDQVVHLKDTLKKHGIVLSPEVTTNGDAGQMIDGPRSADSTSRLAQESQPSHGGESMLGEAPEMQLDHGEVRTPGGGRLLHEADNYSHDQERALLEIESSDKLNQDKLNDSLQQQTDTKAEQSKYCDQETQVDVAVPEEAILVHFGDKETQIEYEVEKPQYCDTETLVEPAELEGAILVQKEYTDGGSDNGEGLNQRGFEPESQEQAENEENSGESNKDAVPVSGGTDGQCEENTHLEKGRENTELLTAVSTHFEEQDISGPTLCDETEATLSQIQRDLQGENTQEYDPGTKGQVIPENSRITESEMIKMILRISVCLGEAKTSPNQISQGSLKKTETIGMEMKNHPGHPAEHQAETGQVTSTGTSAISSTVSIELFISECPDEVGIKTDQLIINTLSEFEKDTHNSLELQQHKNDHFSTESSVEIVPKITDSDRQKLSERVEELESSSVESKPDQIWQESVCGMKEDEPNTKELQAKESPSTIADKTVTPIITEEGKTRLDQQVIPELPERLETSLENTLPGVQGDQKMDVAESREKQGCTCKCTCKQSESDQVLTENSLDVALTQRISDSSGEVISDRTEAVEPSPDRIQSESPSCVEREEWCIIEENIYEENLQQEAIQEEQQTEQGEASTSSPAGGDNELNDGASAGYIDSCEEAVLLVKEEETYLPVEEEHISSSPGPSALGQEIQPLPEAVEEGRERPPVEEVQKQESGVRKGQRGNRKGRGKDPCRVN; encoded by the exons GTGGAGGAGAGATCAGACAGGGACTTCCTGGAAAAG GGTTCCAGGACTGCCTCTACCCTCTCAGCAGCCACTCTAGCATCGCTGGGAGGGCCCTCCTCTCGCAGAGGCAGCTGTGACACCTCTAtctcagtagagacagaggcGTCCATTCGAGAGATAAAG GACTCCCTGGTGGAGTCTGAGGAGAAGTACCGTAAGGCCATGGTGTCCAACGCCCAGCTACACAACGAGAAGTCCAACCTCATGTACCAGGTGGACACGCTGAAGGACTCGCTCATTGAGCTGGAGGAGCAGCTGTACGAGTCTAAACGAGAGTACAACGACAAGGCCAAGGAGTTTGAGAGGGAGAGGCACGCCCACAGTGTTCTGCAGCGCCAGTTTAACGAGATGAGAGAGACGCTGAAACAGAGTGAAGAACTGTTAACC GAGGTGGGCCAGCTCCGTCTCAAACGGGACAGCTGTGTTAGGGAGATCTCCGACCTGCAGGAGACCCTCGGATGGAAGGAGAAAAAGATTGGG GCCTTAGAGAGGCAGAGGGAATTCTCAGACGCCGGCGTGCAGGATGAGCGGGATAAGCTCAGGGATCAGGTGGTCCACCTCAAAGACACTCTGAAG AAACATGGGATAGTGCTGTCACCTGAAGTAACCACCAATGGGGATGCAGGACAGATGATTGACGGGCCTCGCAGTGCAGACTCTACCTCCCGATTGGCTCAGGAGTCCCAGCCGTCTCATGGTGGGGAGAGCATGCTTG GCGAAGCACCAGAGATGCAGTTGGACCATGGCGAGGTGAGGACACCAGGGGGAGGCAGACTTCTACATGAGGCTGACAACTACTCACATGACCAGGAGAGGGCACTACTGGAGATAGAATCTTCGGACAAGTTGAACCAAGACAAGTTGAATGACAGCCTGCAGCAACAAACAGACACTAAAGCAGAGCAGTCCAAGTACTGTGACCAAGAGACCCAGGTGGATGTTGCTGTACCTGAAGAAGCCATTTTGGTGCATTTTGGTGACAAAGAGACTCAGATTGAATATGAAGTAGAGAAACCCCAATACTGCGACACAGAAACTCTGGTGGAACCTGCTGAACTTGAGGGAGCCATTTTGGTTCAAAAGGAATATACAGATGGTGGCAGTGACAATGGAGAGGGGTTGAATCAAAGAGGATTTGAACCAGAATCCCAGGAACAGGCAGAGAATGAGGAAAACAGTGGAGAAAGTAACAAGGACGCTGTACCAGTAAGCGGTGGCACTGACGGACAATGTGAGGAAAACACACACCTTGAGAAAGGACGGGAAAACACAGAGCTTCTCACAGCTGTGTCTACTCACTTTGAAGAACAGGACATCTCTGGCCCAACTCTCTGTGATGAGACAGAGGCAACTCTTAGTCAAATCCAACGTGACCTGCAAGGAGAGAACACCCAGGAGTATGATCCTGGGACTAAAGGTCAAGTCATTCCAGAAAACTCAAGGATCACGGAATCTGAGATGATTAAGATGATTCTGAGGATTTCTGTATGTCTAGGGGAGGCAAAGACCAGCCCAAATCAGATCTCTCAAGGATCATTAAAGAAAACAGAAACAATAGGGATGGAGATGAAGAATCATCCAGGGCATCCTGCAGAGCATCAGGCAGAGACTGGCCAAGTAACATCTACTGGAACATCTGCTATCTCATCTACAGTCTCTATTGAACTGTTTATCTCTGAATGTCCTGACGAGGTTGGAATCAAGACAGATCAGCTCATAATAAACACTTTAAGTGAATTTGAGAAAGACACACATAATTCTCTAGAACTTCAGCAACATAAGAATGATCATTTCAGTACAGAAAGCTCTGTGGAAATTGTGCCAAAGATCACAGACTCTGACAGACAGAAATTATCTGAGAGGGTTGAAGAGCTGGAGTCGAGTTCAGTGGAGAGCAAGCCAGATCAGATTTGGCAGGAATCTGTATGTGGCATGAAGGAAGATGAACCAAATACTAAAGAGCTTCAGGCAAAGGAGTCCCCATCCACTATCGCTGACAAAACGGTTACACCTATCATAACAGAGGAGGGGAAGACTAGACTAGACCAACAGGTGATCCCTGAATTACCAGAGAGGCTAGAGACCAGCTTAGAAAATACCTTACCAGGTGTTCAAGGTGATCAGAAGATGGATGTAGCAGAATCAAGGGAGAAACAAGGATGTACCTGTAAATGTACATGTAAACAATCCGAGAGTGATCAAGTACTGACGGAGAACTCACTGGATGTAGCTCTAACTCAGAGGATCAGCGACTCTAGTGGAGAGGTTATCTCAGACAGGACTGAGGCGGTAGAGCCCAGCCCAGACAGGATCCAATCAGAATCACCCAGttgtgtagagagagaagaatgGTGCATCATTGAGGAGAACATCTATGAGGAGAATCTCCAGCAGGAAGCCATTCAGGAGGAGCAACAGACAGAACAGGGGGAGGCTTCAACAAGTTCACCAGCAGGGGGAGACAATGAGTTAAACGATGGGGCCTCAGCTggatatatagacagttgtgaagaagccGTTCTACTTGTGAAAGAGGAGGAAACCTATCTACCTGTAGAAGAAGAGCACATCAGCTCCTCACCCGGACCCTCGGCACTTGGCCAAGAGATACAGCCATTACCCGAGgcggtggaggaggggagagagcgcCCCCCAGTGGAAGAAGTCCAGAAACAGGAGAGCGGTGTAAGAAAGGGACAAAGGGGCAATAGGAAGGGCAGGGGCAAAGATCCTTGCAGAGTAAACTAG